The following coding sequences are from one Danio rerio strain Tuebingen ecotype United States chromosome 21, GRCz12tu, whole genome shotgun sequence window:
- the gig2l gene encoding grass carp reovirus (GCRV)-induced gene 2l, with the protein MFRWAEDDLGAGAPPCLESHSQPADGNVYIMYHGTTRAAADQIKKQGFCQSKDGMLGRGVYLSRDLQKASKYPLNLPEEQRVVLRVRVNVGKVIVINHQHHPRQKNWHDQKYGLVYDTAWCPPNCGMVRSGLEEDCVWDPKRIQFIDEIRPQKTYCGSGDPYK; encoded by the coding sequence ATGTTCAGGTGGGCTGAAGATGACTTGGGTGCTGGTGCTCCACCATGTCTTGAGAGTCACAGCCAACCAGCAGATGGCAATGTCTACATCATGTATCACGGCACTACCAGGGCGGCTGCagaccaaataaaaaaacaggggTTTTGCCAGTCTAAGGATGGTATGCTTGGACGCGGCGTCTACCTCAGCCGAGATCTACAGAAGGCCTCCAAATACCCTCTGAATCTGCCTGAGGAGCAGAGAGTGGTGTTGAGAGTGAGGGTGAATGTTGGCAAAGTGATAGTGATTAACCATCAACATCATCCACGGCAGAAAAACTGGCATGATCAAAAGTATGGGTTGGTGTATGACACTGCCTGGTGCCCTCCAAACTGTGGCATGGTGCGAAGCGGTCTTGAAGAAGATTGTGTTTGGGATCCAAAACGTATCCAGTTCATTGATGAAATCCGCCCACAAAAGACGTATTGTGGCTCTGGTGACCCTTATAAGTGA